One region of Oncorhynchus keta strain PuntledgeMale-10-30-2019 chromosome 24, Oket_V2, whole genome shotgun sequence genomic DNA includes:
- the LOC127911296 gene encoding proline-rich protein 36-like isoform X2, producing MPSHSDHRFIIDWDSGDVERDNTTRTVVKAPVGGGKRQDRDTNQNTRPGEVNFLSDSDKETKPNPVSDHQTKGTVPVKLIPDQFTDTPVIVADTHPVQVHIEASVQDSEYKAVEPSSIYDLVKASNMSGTQESPGPNDDTDPEPRVVQKAFSTTTTTTTESPTAAQLADPEREVTESPTAAQLADPEREVTESPTAAQLADPEREVTESPTAAQLADPEREVTESPTAAQLADPEREVTESPTAAQLADPEREVTESPTAAQLADPEVTESPTAAQLADPEREVTESPTAAQLADPEREVTESPTAAQLADPEREVTESPTAAQLADPEREVTESPTAAQLADPEREVTESPTAAQLADPEREVTESPTAAQLADPEREVTESPTAAQLADPEREVTESPTAAQLADPEREVTESPTAAQLADPEREVTESPTAAQLADPEREVTESPTAAQLADPEVTESPTAAQLADPEVTESPTAAQLADPEVTESPTAAQLADPEVTESPTAAQLADPEVTESPTAAQLADPEVTESPTAAQLADPEVTESPTAAQLADPEVTESPTAAQLADPEVTESPTAAQLADPEVTEEDIEALNKKKEKRMKDRKQKQKKKKEKQTGPEQTGPEQTGPEQTGPEQTGPEQTGPTQNRLVQNRLVQNRLVQNRLVLPQNRLVQNRLVQNRLVQNRLVLPQNRLVQNRLVQNRLVQNRLVQNRLVQNRLVQNRLVQNRLVQNRLVQNRLVLPQNRLVQNRLAQNRLVQNRLVQNRLVQNRLVLPQNRLVQNRLVQNRLVQNRLVQNRLVQNRLVQNRLVQNRLVQNRLVQNRLVQNRLVQNRLVQNRLVQNRLVQNRLVQNRLVQNRLVQNRLVQNRLVQNRLVQNRLVQNRLVQNRLVQNRLVQNRLVQNRLVQNRLVQNRLVQNRLVQNRLVLSQNGQRCQLLGLPQNHRQNHRQHHKQNHRQNHRQNHRQNHRQNHGQRCQLLGLPQNYRQNHRQNHRQNHRQRCQLLGPPRNHRQAGWLLSDPSLSPTNRTQYRELQNPDLWSLWSLWSLL from the exons ATGCCATCTCATAGTGACCATCGCTTCATTATAGACTGGGATAGTGGGGATGTTGAGAGAGACAACACCACGAGGACTGTCGTTAAAGCCCCTGTTGGTGGGGGAAaaagacaggacagagatacaaaCCAAAACACCAGACCAGGAGAAGTCAACTTCCTGTCTGATTCAGACAAGGAGACCAAACCTAACCCAGTCTCAGACCACCAGACCAAAGGTACTGTCCCTGTCAAACTGATCCCAGACCAGTTCACAGACACTCCTGTCATAGTGGCTGACACTCACCCCGTTCAGGTCCATATCGAAGCCTCTGTACAGGATTCAGAATACAAGGCGGTTGAGCCGTCCTCGATTTATGACTTGGTCAAAGCCAGCAACATGAGTGGAACTCAGGAGAGTCCTGGTCCCAATGACGACACTGATCCTGAGCCTCGTGTGGTCCAGAAGGCCttcagtacaacaacaacaaccaccacagaaagccccacagcagcacaactagctgacccagagagagaggtcacagaaAGCCCCACGGCAGCACAACTAgctgacccagagagagaggtcacagaaAGCCCcacagcagcacaactagctgacccagagagagaggtcacagaaAGCCCCACGGCAGCACAACTAgctgacccagagagagaggtcacagaaAGCCCCACGGCAGCACAACTAgctgacccagagagagaggtcacagaaAGCCCCACGGCAGCACAACTAgctgacccagagagagaggtcacagaaAGCCCCACGGCAGCACAACTAGCTGACCCAGAGGTCACAGAAAGCCCcacagcagcacaactagctgacccagagagagaggtcacagaaAGCCCCACGGCAGCACAACTAgctgacccagagagagaggtcacagaaAGCCCCACGGCAGCACAACTAgctgacccagagagagaggtcacagaaAGCCCCACGGCAGCACAACTAgctgacccagagagagaggtcacagaaAGCCCCACGGCAGCACAACTAGCTGACCCAGAG agagaggtcacagaaAGCCCCACGGCAGCACAACTAgctgacccagagagagaggtcacagaaAGCCCCACGGCAGCACAACTAgctgacccagagagagaggtcacagaaAGCCCcacagcagcacaactagctgacccagagagagaggtcacagaaAGCCCCACGGCAGCACAACTAgctgacccagagagagaggtcacagaaAGCCCcacagcagcacaactagctgacccagagagagaggtcacagaaAGCCCcacagcagcacaactagctgacccagagagagaggtcacagaaAGCCCcacagcagcacaactagctgACCCAGAGGTCACAGAAAGCCCcacagcagcacaactagctgACCCAGAGGTCACAGAAAGCCCCACGGCAGCACAACTAGCTGACCCAGAGGTCACAGAAAGCCCcacagcagcacaactagctgACCCAGAGGTCACAGAAAGCCCCACGGCAGCACAACTAGCTGACCCAGAGGTCACAGAAAGCCCcacagcagcacaactagctgACCCAGAGGTCACAGAAAGCCCcacagcagcacaactagctgACCCAGAGGTCACAGAAAGCCCcacagcagcacaactagctgACCCAGAGGTCACAGAAAGCCCcacagcagcacaactagctgACCCAGAGGTCACAGAAAGCCCcacagcagcacaactagctgACCCAGAGGTCACAGAGGAGGATATTGAGGCCTTGAacaagaagaaagagaagaggatgaaagacaggaaacaaAAGCAGAAGAAAAAGAAGGAAAAACAGACTGGTCCAGAACAGACTGGTCCAGAACAGACTGGTCCAGAACAGACTGGTCCAGAACAGACTGGTCCAGAACAGACTGGTCCTACCCAGAACAGATTGGTCCAGAACAGACTGGTTCAGAACAGACTGGTCCAGAACAGACTGGTCCTACCCCAGAACAGATTGGTCCAGAACAGACTGGTTCAGAACAGACTGGTCCAGAACAGACTGGTCCTACCCCAGAACAGATTGGTCCAGAACAGACTGGTCCAGAACAGACTGGTCCAGAACAGATTGGTCCAGAACAGACTGGTCCAGAACAGACTGGTCCAGAACAGACTGGTCCAGAACAGATTGGTCCAGAACAGACTGGTCCAGAACAGACTGGTCCTACCCCAGAACAGACTGGTCCAGAACAGACTGGCCCAGAACAGACTGGTCCAGAACAGACTGGTCCAGAACAGACTGGTCCAGAACAGACTGGTCCTACCCCAGAACAGACTGGTCCAGAACAGATTGGTCCAGAACAGATTGGTCCAGAACAGACTGGTCCAGAACAGACTGGTCCAGAACAGATTGGTCCAGAACAGACTGGTCCAGAACAGACTGGTCCAGAACAGATTGGTCCAGAACAGACTGGTCCAGAACAGACTGGTCCAGAACAGATTGGTCCAGAACAGATTGGTCCAGAACAGACTGGTCCAGAACAGACTGGTCCAGAACAGACTGGTCCAGAACAGATTGGTCCAGAACAGACTGGTCCAGAACAGATTGGTCCAGAACAGATTGGTCCAGAACAGACTGGTCCAGAACAGATTGGTCCAGAACAGACTGGTCCAGAACAGACTGGTCCAGAACAGATTGGTCCAGAACAGACTGGTCCAGAACAGACTGGTCCAGAACAGATTGGTCCAGAACAGATTGGTCCAGAACAGACTGGTCCTATCCCAGAACGGACAGAGATGTCAGTTACTGGGTCTACCACAGAACCACAGACAGAaccacagacagcaccacaaACAGAACCACAGACAGAACCACAGACAGAACCACAGACAGAACCACAGACAGAACCACGGACAGAGATGTCAGTTACTGGGTCTACCACAGAACTACAGACAGAACCACAGACAGAACCACAGACagaaccacagacagagatgTCAGTTACTGGGTCCACCACGGAACCACAGACAGGCTGGTTGGCTGCTCTCAGATCCCTCTCTCAGTCCGACCAACAGAACACAGTACAGAGAACTCCAGAACCCAG
- the LOC127911296 gene encoding putative leucine-rich repeat-containing protein DDB_G0290503 isoform X39: protein MPSHSDHRFIIDWDSGDVERDNTTRTVVKAPVGGGKRQDRDTNQNTRPGEVNFLSDSDKETKPNPVSDHQTKGTVPVKLIPDQFTDTPVIVADTHPVQVHIEASVQDSEYKAVEPSSIYDLVKASNMSGTQESPGPNDDTDPEPRVVQKAFSTTTTTTTESPTAAQLADPEREVTESPTAAQLADPEREVTESPTAAQLADPEREVTESPTAAQLADPEREVTESPTAAQLADPEREVTESPTAAQLADPEREVTESPTAAQLADPEVTESPTAAQLADPEREVTESPTAAQLADPEREVTESPTAAQLADPEREVTESPTAAQLADPEREVTESPTAAQLADPEREVTESPTAAQLADPEVTESPTAAQLADPEVTESPTAAQLADPEVTESPTAAQLADPEVTESPTAAQLADPEVTESPTAAQLADPEVTESPTAAQLADPEVTEEDIEALNKKKEKRMKDRKQKQKKKKEKQTGPEQTGPEQTGPEQTGPEQTGPEQTGPTQNRLVQNRLVQNRLVQNRLVLPQNRLVQNRLVQNRLVQNRLVLPQNRLVQNRLVQNRLVQNRLVQNRLVQNRLVQNRLVQNRLVQNRLVQNRLVLPQNRLVQNRLAQNRLVQNRLVQNRLVQNRLVLPQNRLVQNRLVQNRLVQNRLVQNRLVQNRLVQNRLVQNRLVQNRLVQNRLVQNRLVQNRLVQNRLVQNRLVQNRLVQNRLVQNRLVQNRLVQNRLVQNRLVQNRLVQNRLVQNRLVQNRLVQNRLVQNRLVQNRLVQNRLVQNRLVQNRLVLSQNGQRCQLLGLPQNHRQNHRQHHKQNHRQNHRQNHRQNHRQNHGQRCQLLGLPQNYRQNHRQNHRQNHRQRCQLLGPPRNHRQAGWLLSDPSLSPTNRTQYRELQNPDLWSLWSLWSLL from the exons ATGCCATCTCATAGTGACCATCGCTTCATTATAGACTGGGATAGTGGGGATGTTGAGAGAGACAACACCACGAGGACTGTCGTTAAAGCCCCTGTTGGTGGGGGAAaaagacaggacagagatacaaaCCAAAACACCAGACCAGGAGAAGTCAACTTCCTGTCTGATTCAGACAAGGAGACCAAACCTAACCCAGTCTCAGACCACCAGACCAAAGGTACTGTCCCTGTCAAACTGATCCCAGACCAGTTCACAGACACTCCTGTCATAGTGGCTGACACTCACCCCGTTCAGGTCCATATCGAAGCCTCTGTACAGGATTCAGAATACAAGGCGGTTGAGCCGTCCTCGATTTATGACTTGGTCAAAGCCAGCAACATGAGTGGAACTCAGGAGAGTCCTGGTCCCAATGACGACACTGATCCTGAGCCTCGTGTGGTCCAGAAGGCCttcagtacaacaacaacaaccaccacagaaagccccacagcagcacaactagctgacccagagagagaggtcacagaaAGCCCCACGGCAGCACAACTAgctgacccagagagagaggtcacagaaAGCCCcacagcagcacaactagctgacccagagagagaggtcacagaaAGCCCCACGGCAGCACAACTAgctgacccagagagagaggtcacagaaAGCCCCACGGCAGCACAACTAgctgacccagagagagaggtcacagaaAGCCCCACGGCAGCACAACTAgctgacccagagagagaggtcacagaaAGCCCCACGGCAGCACAACTAGCTGACCCAGAGGTCACAGAAAGCCCcacagcagcacaactagctgacccagagagagaggtcacagaaAGCCCCACGGCAGCACAACTAgctgacccagagagagaggtcacagaaAGCCCCACGGCAGCACAACTAgctgacccagagagagaggtcacagaaAGCCCCACGGCAGCACAACTAgctgacccagagagagag gtcacagaaAGCCCcacagcagcacaactagctgacccagagagagaggtcacagaaAGCCCcacagcagcacaactagctgACCCAGAG GTCACAGAAAGCCCCACGGCAGCACAACTAGCTGACCCAGAGGTCACAGAAAGCCCcacagcagcacaactagctgACCCAGAGGTCACAGAAAGCCCcacagcagcacaactagctgACCCAGAGGTCACAGAAAGCCCcacagcagcacaactagctgACCCAGAGGTCACAGAAAGCCCcacagcagcacaactagctgACCCAGAGGTCACAGAAAGCCCcacagcagcacaactagctgACCCAGAGGTCACAGAGGAGGATATTGAGGCCTTGAacaagaagaaagagaagaggatgaaagacaggaaacaaAAGCAGAAGAAAAAGAAGGAAAAACAGACTGGTCCAGAACAGACTGGTCCAGAACAGACTGGTCCAGAACAGACTGGTCCAGAACAGACTGGTCCAGAACAGACTGGTCCTACCCAGAACAGATTGGTCCAGAACAGACTGGTTCAGAACAGACTGGTCCAGAACAGACTGGTCCTACCCCAGAACAGATTGGTCCAGAACAGACTGGTTCAGAACAGACTGGTCCAGAACAGACTGGTCCTACCCCAGAACAGATTGGTCCAGAACAGACTGGTCCAGAACAGACTGGTCCAGAACAGATTGGTCCAGAACAGACTGGTCCAGAACAGACTGGTCCAGAACAGACTGGTCCAGAACAGATTGGTCCAGAACAGACTGGTCCAGAACAGACTGGTCCTACCCCAGAACAGACTGGTCCAGAACAGACTGGCCCAGAACAGACTGGTCCAGAACAGACTGGTCCAGAACAGACTGGTCCAGAACAGACTGGTCCTACCCCAGAACAGACTGGTCCAGAACAGATTGGTCCAGAACAGATTGGTCCAGAACAGACTGGTCCAGAACAGACTGGTCCAGAACAGATTGGTCCAGAACAGACTGGTCCAGAACAGACTGGTCCAGAACAGATTGGTCCAGAACAGACTGGTCCAGAACAGACTGGTCCAGAACAGATTGGTCCAGAACAGATTGGTCCAGAACAGACTGGTCCAGAACAGACTGGTCCAGAACAGACTGGTCCAGAACAGATTGGTCCAGAACAGACTGGTCCAGAACAGATTGGTCCAGAACAGATTGGTCCAGAACAGACTGGTCCAGAACAGATTGGTCCAGAACAGACTGGTCCAGAACAGACTGGTCCAGAACAGATTGGTCCAGAACAGACTGGTCCAGAACAGACTGGTCCAGAACAGATTGGTCCAGAACAGATTGGTCCAGAACAGACTGGTCCTATCCCAGAACGGACAGAGATGTCAGTTACTGGGTCTACCACAGAACCACAGACAGAaccacagacagcaccacaaACAGAACCACAGACAGAACCACAGACAGAACCACAGACAGAACCACAGACAGAACCACGGACAGAGATGTCAGTTACTGGGTCTACCACAGAACTACAGACAGAACCACAGACAGAACCACAGACagaaccacagacagagatgTCAGTTACTGGGTCCACCACGGAACCACAGACAGGCTGGTTGGCTGCTCTCAGATCCCTCTCTCAGTCCGACCAACAGAACACAGTACAGAGAACTCCAGAACCCAG
- the LOC127911296 gene encoding uncharacterized protein LOC127911296 isoform X37, with protein sequence MPSHSDHRFIIDWDSGDVERDNTTRTVVKAPVGGGKRQDRDTNQNTRPGEVNFLSDSDKETKPNPVSDHQTKGTVPVKLIPDQFTDTPVIVADTHPVQVHIEASVQDSEYKAVEPSSIYDLVKASNMSGTQESPGPNDDTDPEPRVVQKAFSTTTTTTTESPTAAQLADPEREVTESPTAAQLADPEREVTESPTAAQLADPEREVTESPTAAQLADPEREVTESPTAAQLADPEREVTESPTAAQLADPEREVTESPTAAQLADPEREVTESPTAAQLADPEREVTESPTAAQLADPEREVTESPTAAQLADPEREVTESPTAAQLADPEVTESPTAAQLADPEVTESPTAAQLADPEVTESPTAAQLADPEVTESPTAAQLADPEVTESPTAAQLADPEVTESPTAAQLADPEVTESPTAAQLADPEVTESPTAAQLADPEVTESPTAAQLADPEVTEEDIEALNKKKEKRMKDRKQKQKKKKEKQTGPEQTGPEQTGPEQTGPEQTGPEQTGPTQNRLVQNRLVQNRLVQNRLVLPQNRLVQNRLVQNRLVQNRLVLPQNRLVQNRLVQNRLVQNRLVQNRLVQNRLVQNRLVQNRLVQNRLVQNRLVLPQNRLVQNRLAQNRLVQNRLVQNRLVQNRLVLPQNRLVQNRLVQNRLVQNRLVQNRLVQNRLVQNRLVQNRLVQNRLVQNRLVQNRLVQNRLVQNRLVQNRLVQNRLVQNRLVQNRLVQNRLVQNRLVQNRLVQNRLVQNRLVQNRLVQNRLVQNRLVQNRLVQNRLVQNRLVQNRLVQNRLVLSQNGQRCQLLGLPQNHRQNHRQHHKQNHRQNHRQNHRQNHRQNHGQRCQLLGLPQNYRQNHRQNHRQNHRQRCQLLGPPRNHRQAGWLLSDPSLSPTNRTQYRELQNPDLWSLWSLWSLL encoded by the exons ATGCCATCTCATAGTGACCATCGCTTCATTATAGACTGGGATAGTGGGGATGTTGAGAGAGACAACACCACGAGGACTGTCGTTAAAGCCCCTGTTGGTGGGGGAAaaagacaggacagagatacaaaCCAAAACACCAGACCAGGAGAAGTCAACTTCCTGTCTGATTCAGACAAGGAGACCAAACCTAACCCAGTCTCAGACCACCAGACCAAAGGTACTGTCCCTGTCAAACTGATCCCAGACCAGTTCACAGACACTCCTGTCATAGTGGCTGACACTCACCCCGTTCAGGTCCATATCGAAGCCTCTGTACAGGATTCAGAATACAAGGCGGTTGAGCCGTCCTCGATTTATGACTTGGTCAAAGCCAGCAACATGAGTGGAACTCAGGAGAGTCCTGGTCCCAATGACGACACTGATCCTGAGCCTCGTGTGGTCCAGAAGGCCttcagtacaacaacaacaaccaccacagaaagccccacagcagcacaactagctgacccagagagagaggtcacagaaAGCCCCACGGCAGCACAACTAgctgacccagagagagaggtcacagaaAGCCCcacagcagcacaactagctgacccagagagagaggtcacagaaAGCCCCACGGCAGCACAACTAgctgacccagagagagaggtcacagaaAGCCCCACGGCAGCACAACTAgctgacccagagagagaggtcacagaaAGCCCCACGGCAGCACAACTAgctgacccagagagagaggtcacagaaAGCCCCACGGCAGCACAACTAGCTGACCCAGAG agagaggtcacagaaAGCCCCACGGCAGCACAACTAgctgacccagagagagaggtcacagaaAGCCCcacagcagcacaactagctgacccagagagagaggtcacagaaAGCCCcacagcagcacaactagctgacccagagagagaggtcacagaaAGCCCcacagcagcacaactagctgACCCAGAGGTCACAGAAAGCCCcacagcagcacaactagctgACCCAGAGGTCACAGAAAGCCCCACGGCAGCACAACTAGCTGACCCAGAGGTCACAGAAAGCCCcacagcagcacaactagctgACCCAGAGGTCACAGAAAGCCCCACGGCAGCACAACTAGCTGACCCAGAGGTCACAGAAAGCCCcacagcagcacaactagctgACCCAGAGGTCACAGAAAGCCCcacagcagcacaactagctgACCCAGAGGTCACAGAAAGCCCcacagcagcacaactagctgACCCAGAGGTCACAGAAAGCCCcacagcagcacaactagctgACCCAGAGGTCACAGAAAGCCCcacagcagcacaactagctgACCCAGAGGTCACAGAGGAGGATATTGAGGCCTTGAacaagaagaaagagaagaggatgaaagacaggaaacaaAAGCAGAAGAAAAAGAAGGAAAAACAGACTGGTCCAGAACAGACTGGTCCAGAACAGACTGGTCCAGAACAGACTGGTCCAGAACAGACTGGTCCAGAACAGACTGGTCCTACCCAGAACAGATTGGTCCAGAACAGACTGGTTCAGAACAGACTGGTCCAGAACAGACTGGTCCTACCCCAGAACAGATTGGTCCAGAACAGACTGGTTCAGAACAGACTGGTCCAGAACAGACTGGTCCTACCCCAGAACAGATTGGTCCAGAACAGACTGGTCCAGAACAGACTGGTCCAGAACAGATTGGTCCAGAACAGACTGGTCCAGAACAGACTGGTCCAGAACAGACTGGTCCAGAACAGATTGGTCCAGAACAGACTGGTCCAGAACAGACTGGTCCTACCCCAGAACAGACTGGTCCAGAACAGACTGGCCCAGAACAGACTGGTCCAGAACAGACTGGTCCAGAACAGACTGGTCCAGAACAGACTGGTCCTACCCCAGAACAGACTGGTCCAGAACAGATTGGTCCAGAACAGATTGGTCCAGAACAGACTGGTCCAGAACAGACTGGTCCAGAACAGATTGGTCCAGAACAGACTGGTCCAGAACAGACTGGTCCAGAACAGATTGGTCCAGAACAGACTGGTCCAGAACAGACTGGTCCAGAACAGATTGGTCCAGAACAGATTGGTCCAGAACAGACTGGTCCAGAACAGACTGGTCCAGAACAGACTGGTCCAGAACAGATTGGTCCAGAACAGACTGGTCCAGAACAGATTGGTCCAGAACAGATTGGTCCAGAACAGACTGGTCCAGAACAGATTGGTCCAGAACAGACTGGTCCAGAACAGACTGGTCCAGAACAGATTGGTCCAGAACAGACTGGTCCAGAACAGACTGGTCCAGAACAGATTGGTCCAGAACAGATTGGTCCAGAACAGACTGGTCCTATCCCAGAACGGACAGAGATGTCAGTTACTGGGTCTACCACAGAACCACAGACAGAaccacagacagcaccacaaACAGAACCACAGACAGAACCACAGACAGAACCACAGACAGAACCACAGACAGAACCACGGACAGAGATGTCAGTTACTGGGTCTACCACAGAACTACAGACAGAACCACAGACAGAACCACAGACagaaccacagacagagatgTCAGTTACTGGGTCCACCACGGAACCACAGACAGGCTGGTTGGCTGCTCTCAGATCCCTCTCTCAGTCCGACCAACAGAACACAGTACAGAGAACTCCAGAACCCAG